The Sorangiineae bacterium MSr11367 genome window below encodes:
- a CDS encoding SDR family oxidoreductase → MRVFVTGATGFVGSALVQELIGAGHRVLGLARSEKGASLLAAAGAEVHRGDLEDLESLKQGAAAADGVIHTAFIHDFSNIAAAGVTDKLAIEAMGATLAGSERPFVVTSATALVAQGRVATERDTPLLQPAAGAHRLASDRATLALASRNVRVSLVRLSPSVHDDGDYGFVPALIRIAREKGVSAYIGEGRNRWPAVHRRDAVRLYRLALEKGAPGSTFHGVADEGVPTREIAEVIGRRLNVPVISKSPEDAAAHFGWLARFFGLDNPSSSAQTREQLGWSPQHPGLLADLEHGRYFEGAT, encoded by the coding sequence ATGCGTGTTTTCGTTACCGGCGCGACGGGCTTCGTGGGCTCGGCGCTCGTTCAAGAACTCATCGGCGCGGGCCATCGCGTGCTCGGCCTCGCCCGCTCGGAGAAAGGCGCCAGCTTGCTCGCGGCGGCCGGCGCCGAGGTGCATCGGGGGGATCTCGAGGACCTCGAGAGCCTAAAACAGGGCGCCGCAGCGGCGGATGGCGTCATCCACACGGCGTTCATTCATGACTTCTCCAACATCGCGGCGGCCGGCGTGACGGACAAGCTCGCGATCGAGGCCATGGGTGCGACATTGGCGGGCTCGGAGCGCCCATTCGTCGTCACCTCCGCGACGGCGCTCGTCGCGCAGGGGCGTGTCGCAACGGAACGCGACACCCCGCTTCTCCAACCCGCCGCGGGCGCGCACCGCCTTGCCTCGGATCGGGCTACGCTCGCCTTGGCTTCGCGCAACGTGCGGGTGTCGCTGGTGCGCCTATCGCCATCGGTCCACGATGACGGGGATTACGGCTTCGTTCCCGCGCTCATTCGCATCGCCCGCGAAAAGGGAGTCTCGGCGTACATCGGCGAGGGACGCAACCGGTGGCCGGCCGTGCACCGGCGCGACGCCGTCCGTCTTTACCGGCTGGCGCTGGAGAAGGGGGCGCCAGGATCGACCTTTCACGGCGTCGCCGACGAGGGCGTACCGACGCGGGAGATCGCCGAGGTCATCGGCCGGCGATTGAACGTGCCCGTCATCTCGAAATCGCCCGAGGACGCGGCCGCGCACTTTGGCTGGCTCGCGCGCTTCTTCGGCCTCGACAACCCGAGCTCGAGTGCGCAAACGCGGGAGCAGCTGGGATGGAGTCCCCAGCACCCCGGGCTCCTGGCCGATCTCGAGCACGGCCGCTATTTCGAAGGAGCGACGTGA
- a CDS encoding amidase, whose translation MSTVQDLAFLAQLDATAQAELVARDELTAVELLDACEARISALEPLLNAIPILDKDRARAQSPGAGPFRGVPFLVKDVIPYPGLRWSLGSRLMAQNTAPFSTPFSARLDAAGLVTIGKSATSEFGLLGSTETMLEGVTHNPWDLARSAGGSSGGAVAAVAAGLVPIAHASDGGGSIRGPASMCGLFGFMPSRGRPVASGYASSDFTDFVLNHCVTRSVRDSALFLSLVEENAGAVGFVRGPSRRRLRIGAWTRTLCHGEPDPDVRHAHDRAVALVDELGHHVEEATPPAIDGAALGDAFFLIGGAMIADVVQTVERLRGQPVRRDELEPFAWWVAENALRGGPEALAKARATVAAAERTYVEATARYDVVLTPTLAVLPWRLGHFSSFVPGEELMRRMREAIGYTPIHNVVGCPAMSVPLHFTDGDIPVGAHFAAARGEDATLMALAYELEEARPWAARHAPFSCAKLLAS comes from the coding sequence ATGAGCACCGTTCAGGATTTGGCATTTCTCGCGCAGCTCGACGCCACGGCCCAAGCGGAGCTGGTGGCGCGCGACGAGCTGACCGCCGTGGAACTGCTCGACGCGTGCGAGGCGCGCATTTCCGCGCTCGAGCCGCTTCTGAACGCGATCCCCATCCTCGATAAGGATCGCGCCCGCGCGCAATCGCCCGGGGCGGGACCGTTTCGTGGCGTGCCCTTCCTGGTGAAAGACGTCATCCCCTACCCTGGTTTGCGCTGGTCGCTGGGTTCGCGGCTCATGGCGCAAAACACCGCGCCGTTCTCCACACCGTTTTCGGCGCGTCTCGATGCCGCCGGGCTGGTCACCATTGGCAAGAGCGCCACGTCGGAGTTCGGGCTCCTCGGCAGCACCGAGACCATGCTCGAAGGCGTGACCCACAATCCGTGGGATCTCGCGCGTTCGGCCGGCGGATCGTCGGGCGGCGCCGTCGCAGCCGTGGCAGCGGGCCTCGTCCCGATTGCACACGCCAGCGATGGCGGCGGTTCCATTCGCGGCCCCGCCTCCATGTGCGGGCTCTTTGGCTTCATGCCGAGCCGCGGTCGGCCAGTCGCGTCGGGGTATGCGTCGTCGGACTTCACGGATTTCGTTCTGAACCATTGCGTGACCCGCTCGGTGCGGGATAGTGCGCTCTTCCTATCCCTCGTCGAGGAGAACGCCGGCGCAGTGGGCTTCGTGCGAGGGCCTTCACGGCGGCGGCTTCGCATCGGTGCGTGGACACGCACGCTCTGCCACGGCGAGCCCGATCCGGACGTGCGTCACGCCCACGATCGCGCAGTGGCGCTCGTGGACGAGCTTGGACACCATGTGGAGGAAGCCACGCCGCCGGCTATCGATGGCGCCGCACTCGGGGACGCCTTTTTCCTGATCGGGGGCGCCATGATCGCGGACGTCGTGCAGACCGTGGAACGGTTGCGCGGGCAGCCGGTTCGACGCGACGAGCTGGAGCCCTTCGCCTGGTGGGTCGCGGAGAACGCTCTTCGCGGCGGCCCCGAGGCACTTGCGAAGGCTCGGGCGACCGTGGCGGCGGCGGAGCGCACCTACGTCGAGGCCACCGCGCGCTACGACGTGGTGCTCACGCCCACCTTGGCCGTGCTCCCGTGGCGCCTCGGACACTTCTCGTCGTTCGTCCCCGGCGAGGAACTCATGCGCCGCATGCGCGAGGCCATTGGCTACACGCCGATTCACAACGTCGTCGGATGCCCCGCGATGTCGGTGCCCCTGCATTTCACCGACGGCGACATTCCGGTCGGCGCACACTTCGCCGCCGCACGGGGCGAAGATGCAACGCTGATGGCACTCGCCTACGAGCTCGAGGAAGCACGCCCGTGGGCCGCTCGCCATGCGCCCTTCTCGTGTGCGAAACTCCTCGCGAGCTGA
- a CDS encoding beta-lactamase family protein, which translates to MPLRSRLPYLLLSFAGVTALGCSDDAREAPARFDEMALRTELESVRRSADIVGVLSEVVTPEGAIRARAGVATLGKEDPVPWDAQFRVASVTKTFVATVVLQLVGEGKLSLEDTVERWLPGVVAGQAYDGNAITVRQLLQHTSGIYDYVRDDDLQKYLAEDFARALYDQTSPEALVAIAMKHPPNFEPGQGWGYSNTNYLLAGMIIKVTTGHDWSNEVLQRIVEPLELKHTFVTSSDPALPMPHARVYMRVNEGAAPIDTTENTLEHTADSAIISTTTDLNRFYRALVTGKLLRDQELAQMQRTVPMPESEGPAGTRAGLGIFWTPTVCGGYWHHAGDSPVAPHTRTGITANGARSIVISMSSTIDESATNAAAFQLAERALCDLPRR; encoded by the coding sequence ATGCCCCTTCGTTCTCGACTGCCTTATCTCCTTTTGTCCTTCGCAGGCGTCACCGCCCTCGGGTGCTCGGACGACGCGCGCGAAGCCCCGGCACGTTTCGACGAGATGGCCCTTCGCACGGAGCTGGAAAGCGTTCGCCGGAGCGCGGACATCGTCGGCGTGCTCTCGGAGGTGGTCACCCCGGAAGGCGCCATCCGTGCGCGCGCCGGCGTGGCCACCCTTGGAAAAGAGGATCCCGTGCCATGGGACGCACAGTTTCGCGTAGCCAGCGTCACGAAGACCTTCGTGGCCACGGTCGTCTTGCAGCTCGTTGGCGAGGGCAAGCTCTCGCTCGAGGATACGGTCGAGAGGTGGCTACCCGGCGTGGTGGCGGGGCAGGCGTACGACGGCAACGCCATCACGGTGCGCCAATTGCTTCAACATACCAGTGGAATCTACGATTACGTTCGAGACGACGATCTACAGAAATACTTGGCCGAGGACTTCGCGCGGGCCCTATACGACCAGACATCGCCCGAAGCCCTCGTCGCCATCGCCATGAAGCATCCGCCGAATTTCGAGCCGGGCCAAGGCTGGGGATATTCGAATACTAACTATTTGCTCGCGGGCATGATCATCAAGGTCACCACCGGCCACGATTGGTCCAACGAGGTCCTGCAACGCATCGTGGAACCGCTCGAACTGAAACACACCTTCGTAACAAGCTCCGATCCCGCGCTCCCCATGCCCCACGCCCGCGTGTACATGCGTGTGAACGAGGGCGCGGCCCCCATCGATACGACCGAAAATACCCTCGAGCATACGGCCGATTCGGCCATCATCAGCACCACGACGGACCTGAATCGGTTTTACCGCGCGCTCGTGACGGGAAAGCTGCTTCGCGACCAAGAGCTCGCGCAAATGCAACGAACGGTTCCCATGCCAGAGAGCGAAGGCCCTGCCGGCACCCGCGCCGGCCTTGGCATCTTCTGGACTCCAACTGTGTGCGGCGGTTATTGGCACCATGCGGGCGACAGCCCCGTTGCGCCGCACACACGCACCGGTATCACAGCCAATGGCGCCCGCAGCATCGTGATTTCGATGAGCAGCACCATCGACGAGTCGGCGACCAACGCCGCCGCGTTTCAGTTGGCCGAGCGCGCGCTCTGCGATTTACCTCGGCGCTGA
- a CDS encoding membrane bound O-acyl transferase family-domain-containing protein, producing MTAVILLGAAMLAAPLCIPAEAVAARTLAGYSVAACLLRVIDIARAPETFGPAQRMVILLFPLVDPRRVSRMRERRFPRSLAFAGMLLGAASMALFFMAHRFFAAEVPFGSARQLARSMTAALAVLAAGESLDRLVRTAGAAAGFEIPPLYRAPALSRTLVEFWGQRWNLPVSTWLREHIHAPLARAGFRRMGTLLAFTVSGLVHVYPTFIGAGLGPAAAMGSFFLVHGALVAVESRLPVRRWPRALGIAYVAAIFALTMPLFSEALLRSMGL from the coding sequence GTGACCGCCGTCATCCTCCTCGGTGCCGCGATGCTTGCGGCCCCGCTTTGCATTCCCGCGGAAGCCGTCGCCGCGCGAACGCTTGCGGGTTACTCCGTCGCCGCTTGCCTCCTTCGCGTCATCGACATTGCGCGTGCACCCGAGACCTTTGGTCCGGCGCAACGCATGGTCATCCTTCTATTCCCGCTGGTCGATCCGCGGCGCGTGAGCCGGATGCGCGAGCGTCGATTTCCGCGGAGCCTTGCGTTTGCGGGGATGCTCCTCGGCGCTGCGAGCATGGCGCTCTTCTTCATGGCCCATCGCTTTTTCGCAGCCGAGGTTCCATTCGGCTCCGCGCGTCAGCTCGCGCGCAGCATGACGGCGGCCCTGGCCGTGTTGGCCGCGGGTGAGAGCCTGGACCGGCTCGTTCGCACCGCCGGCGCCGCCGCGGGATTCGAGATCCCACCGCTCTATCGAGCTCCGGCTCTATCGCGCACACTCGTGGAATTCTGGGGCCAGCGATGGAACCTCCCGGTGAGCACCTGGCTGCGCGAGCACATTCACGCGCCCCTCGCGCGCGCGGGCTTTCGTCGTATGGGGACGCTCCTCGCATTCACCGTGAGCGGTCTCGTTCACGTCTACCCCACGTTCATCGGTGCAGGGCTCGGGCCCGCCGCGGCGATGGGCTCTTTCTTCCTCGTGCACGGCGCACTGGTTGCCGTCGAGTCACGTCTGCCGGTGCGGCGCTGGCCCCGCGCCCTTGGCATCGCCTACGTCGCCGCCATCTTTGCCCTGACCATGCCGCTCTTCAGCGAAGCGCTGCTTCGATCCATGGGACTCTGA
- a CDS encoding glycoside hydrolase family 64 protein, producing MSVVHEMHSKAASWLRSFALFWSFAIFAVAGPMAHAQSADYTQGVDPLGATEARIGFRPTTPSALVDVHYLKDGANQQNFRMANNGGTWQQTVASLTAGSVITYWFTYEKGGPLYDTSHFTYTHGGGGGGGGGGNGTFPVAFQNNTRGRWTNGQIFVTVLGMATPGEWSYLKPNGTLTHINHLEESAPGHLTKNGRNYANMSFSLLQASTVTIPTRVEGGRMYISLGSPMFIPISPDDRGWGGPDLHNSGDPNADVYFDWYEFTYAFGAIPFGGNTTQVDIFGFPMTARLQQSAIGYDQSVGITLTRDQTLAQYNSTVGPAFRPLANNFRIIAPRSSASFAPGGSQANYLQPIIDQAWTFYTNNPFQLTRLNQTFSGRVVNGRLQFTKDGVGPFFLNKPTTKDVVECSGALASAGMSTVELELGAEFCAAFNRGVALNTSQWYNRSAYYAANPKNDYAQFFHAVGIDQRAYGFAYDDINDQSTVKILPNSNPPSLLTIGIGW from the coding sequence ATGTCGGTCGTGCACGAGATGCATTCGAAGGCAGCATCGTGGCTTCGTTCGTTCGCGCTTTTCTGGTCTTTTGCGATCTTTGCCGTCGCTGGGCCCATGGCGCACGCACAATCTGCCGATTACACGCAAGGCGTCGATCCACTCGGCGCAACCGAAGCGCGGATAGGGTTCCGCCCCACTACGCCATCGGCGCTGGTCGATGTGCACTATTTGAAGGACGGGGCCAATCAGCAGAATTTCCGAATGGCCAACAATGGGGGCACGTGGCAGCAAACCGTGGCCTCCCTTACCGCCGGGTCGGTCATTACCTATTGGTTCACCTACGAAAAAGGCGGACCGCTCTACGATACGTCCCATTTCACGTACACCCATGGCGGGGGTGGTGGTGGTGGCGGCGGCGGAAACGGCACCTTTCCCGTCGCATTCCAGAACAACACCCGCGGAAGGTGGACCAACGGTCAAATCTTCGTGACGGTCCTCGGCATGGCGACCCCCGGCGAATGGTCATACCTGAAGCCGAACGGCACGCTCACGCACATCAATCACCTCGAGGAAAGCGCCCCGGGCCACTTGACCAAGAACGGCCGCAACTACGCGAACATGTCGTTCTCACTGCTTCAAGCGTCCACGGTGACCATCCCAACCCGGGTCGAGGGCGGACGAATGTACATTTCGCTCGGTTCACCCATGTTCATTCCAATTTCGCCCGACGATCGCGGGTGGGGCGGCCCCGATCTGCACAATTCCGGCGACCCCAATGCCGACGTGTACTTCGATTGGTACGAATTTACCTACGCATTCGGTGCGATTCCATTCGGTGGAAATACCACGCAGGTGGACATATTCGGTTTTCCGATGACGGCACGGCTGCAGCAGTCCGCGATTGGCTACGATCAATCGGTCGGCATCACGCTGACCCGCGATCAAACGCTGGCGCAGTACAACTCCACCGTGGGCCCGGCATTTCGGCCGCTCGCCAACAATTTTCGAATCATCGCCCCGCGCTCGTCGGCGTCGTTCGCGCCGGGCGGCAGCCAGGCGAACTACCTGCAGCCGATCATCGACCAGGCCTGGACGTTCTATACGAACAATCCCTTCCAGCTGACACGGTTGAACCAGACCTTCTCTGGGCGCGTGGTGAATGGCCGGCTGCAATTCACCAAGGACGGCGTGGGGCCGTTCTTTTTGAACAAGCCGACGACGAAGGACGTCGTCGAATGCTCCGGCGCACTGGCATCGGCGGGGATGAGCACCGTGGAGCTGGAGCTGGGCGCGGAGTTCTGTGCGGCCTTCAACCGCGGCGTCGCGCTGAACACGAGCCAATGGTACAACCGCTCCGCCTATTACGCGGCCAATCCGAAGAACGACTACGCCCAGTTCTTCCACGCCGTAGGCATCGACCAGCGTGCCTACGGCTTCGCGTACGACGACATCAACGATCAGAGCACGGTGAAGATTCTACCGAACTCGAACCCGCCGAGCCTATTGACCATCGGCATCGGCTGGTAG
- a CDS encoding aldo/keto reductase: MFPIALGCMSMGRGSWYGPSDEAESIATIHEAIERGVNVIDTGDFYGMGKNELLVGKALQGRRDKVLLSVKFGTLRAPDGTLLGYDTRPAATKNAIAHSLSRLGVDCIDIYRPARLDPAVPIEDTVGAIADMVKAGYVRHIGLSEVGVDTIRRAAKVHPICDLQIEYGLLSRSVEARIIPVLRELGIAMTAYGVLSRGLLTGAKPAGAGDVRANMPRFAAGNSERNGPLVEALARVASEKGVSPAQLAIAWVRAKATAQNVTIVPLMGARTRNQIRDALSSLEVRLDPWEVGALEAAVPAGRVAGTRYAESHMAMLDSER, translated from the coding sequence ATGTTTCCCATCGCCCTTGGGTGCATGAGCATGGGCCGCGGAAGCTGGTATGGGCCAAGCGACGAGGCGGAAAGCATCGCGACCATCCACGAGGCCATCGAGCGTGGCGTGAACGTCATCGACACCGGCGATTTCTACGGCATGGGAAAGAACGAGCTCCTCGTCGGTAAGGCGTTGCAAGGCCGGCGCGACAAGGTGCTCCTCAGCGTGAAATTCGGAACGCTCCGGGCACCCGACGGCACCCTCCTCGGGTACGACACGCGTCCGGCCGCGACGAAGAATGCCATTGCGCATAGCCTGTCTCGCCTTGGCGTCGACTGCATCGACATCTACAGGCCCGCGCGCCTCGACCCCGCCGTCCCCATCGAAGATACCGTGGGGGCCATCGCCGACATGGTGAAGGCGGGCTACGTTCGCCACATTGGCCTGTCCGAGGTCGGCGTGGACACGATTCGGCGCGCGGCCAAGGTGCATCCGATCTGTGATCTGCAAATCGAATACGGTCTGCTGAGTCGCAGTGTGGAAGCTCGCATCATCCCGGTCCTACGCGAGCTGGGAATCGCGATGACCGCGTACGGGGTGCTCTCTCGCGGGCTGCTCACCGGCGCGAAGCCCGCGGGCGCCGGCGACGTGCGCGCGAACATGCCGCGCTTCGCGGCGGGCAACTCCGAACGCAACGGACCACTCGTCGAGGCACTCGCTCGCGTCGCCTCGGAAAAAGGCGTGTCCCCCGCGCAACTCGCCATCGCGTGGGTCCGCGCCAAGGCCACGGCTCAAAATGTGACCATCGTCCCACTCATGGGCGCTCGCACGCGCAACCAGATCCGGGACGCGCTGTCGAGCCTCGAGGTTCGGCTCGACCCATGGGAGGTCGGCGCCCTCGAGGCCGCGGTCCCCGCCGGTCGCGTCGCCGGAACGCGCTATGCAGAGTCCCACATGGCGATGCTCGATAGCGAGAGGTAA
- the dacB gene encoding D-alanyl-D-alanine carboxypeptidase/D-alanyl-D-alanine-endopeptidase, with product MRAISLARHRLATWSAGLLLGLLPLAGGCATDQSGDGPLRDEGLMAPAPTGLAQELDGILASPVLEGALASVVVRHAETGETLYSHRGNERLAPASNAKLLTAAAALEVLGTEHRFETSVWSDGKRLGPVLQGNLYLKGTGDPSMLAQDYDALAAKLAESGLTLVQGELWADDTWFDSVRLGSGWEWEDEPYYYAAQVSALTVSPDGDFDAGNIIADVTPGTAAGQAPRIAFLPNTDYVKVDNRAVTTEAGSPNTLSVERQHGTNTFLVTGTMPLDAGTDRSYNSVAEPTGYAAAIFRAALETHGIRVLASATRFGATPVSATRLAGRSSPPLSELLPLFLKLSNNGHAEILTKAMGKAVHGEGSWDAGIQVISDFLSANGVNANTLQISDGSGLSRHNLISAEHLAALLLAVRGKPWFSNFYEALPIAGAPQRLVGGTLRSRMKNTAAAGNVHAKTGSLDAVSSLSGYVANAAGEPLVFSILFNHFVQNGVSRLEDAIAVALANSGTKRDTARFRQPVGGRVIEALRKP from the coding sequence ATGAGAGCTATTTCGTTGGCACGGCATCGTCTCGCAACGTGGAGCGCGGGTCTGCTCCTTGGTTTGCTTCCGTTGGCCGGTGGCTGTGCGACGGATCAAAGCGGCGACGGGCCGCTTCGCGACGAAGGGCTCATGGCCCCGGCGCCCACCGGGCTCGCCCAGGAGCTCGATGGCATTTTGGCGAGCCCCGTGCTCGAGGGGGCATTGGCGAGTGTCGTCGTGCGCCATGCGGAGACGGGGGAAACGCTCTATTCGCATCGAGGCAACGAGCGACTCGCTCCGGCGTCGAATGCCAAGTTGCTTACGGCGGCGGCCGCGCTCGAGGTGCTGGGCACGGAGCACCGCTTCGAGACCAGTGTGTGGAGCGATGGGAAGCGGCTCGGCCCCGTTCTTCAGGGCAATCTCTATTTGAAGGGCACGGGCGATCCGAGCATGCTGGCGCAGGATTACGACGCGCTGGCGGCCAAGCTGGCCGAGTCGGGGCTGACCCTGGTTCAAGGGGAGCTTTGGGCCGACGATACGTGGTTCGACAGCGTGCGGCTCGGCAGCGGATGGGAGTGGGAGGACGAGCCCTATTACTACGCCGCGCAGGTGTCGGCCCTCACCGTTTCGCCGGATGGCGACTTCGACGCGGGCAACATCATCGCCGACGTGACCCCCGGCACCGCGGCGGGGCAGGCCCCGCGAATCGCATTTTTGCCGAATACCGATTACGTCAAGGTGGACAATCGCGCGGTCACCACGGAGGCCGGCTCGCCGAACACGCTCTCGGTCGAGCGCCAGCACGGGACGAATACGTTTCTCGTCACGGGCACGATGCCCCTGGATGCCGGTACGGACCGCAGCTACAACAGCGTGGCCGAGCCCACGGGCTATGCCGCGGCCATTTTTCGTGCGGCGCTGGAGACGCATGGCATTCGCGTGCTCGCGTCTGCGACGCGCTTCGGGGCGACCCCCGTGTCGGCGACGCGGCTGGCCGGGCGGAGTTCCCCGCCCCTTTCGGAGTTGCTCCCGCTCTTTCTCAAGTTGAGCAACAATGGGCACGCGGAGATTTTGACCAAGGCGATGGGGAAGGCCGTCCACGGCGAAGGGAGCTGGGACGCCGGAATTCAGGTTATCTCGGACTTCCTTTCCGCGAACGGGGTGAACGCGAATACGCTCCAGATTAGCGATGGCTCCGGTCTTTCGCGGCACAATCTGATCTCCGCCGAACACCTCGCCGCGCTGTTGCTGGCCGTTCGCGGCAAGCCGTGGTTCTCGAATTTCTACGAAGCATTGCCCATTGCCGGGGCTCCGCAAAGGTTGGTCGGGGGTACGCTGCGATCCCGCATGAAAAATACCGCGGCCGCGGGGAACGTTCATGCCAAAACCGGCAGTCTGGACGCCGTCTCGTCGCTGTCGGGCTACGTCGCCAATGCGGCGGGCGAGCCCTTGGTGTTTTCCATTCTGTTCAATCATTTCGTGCAAAATGGCGTGTCGCGCCTCGAAGATGCCATCGCCGTCGCGCTGGCCAATTCTGGCACCAAGCGCGACACGGCGAGGTTTCGTCAACCCGTGGGCGGGCGTGTGATCGAGGCGTTGCGCAAGCCGTAG
- a CDS encoding L-2-amino-thiazoline-4-carboxylic acid hydrolase, which translates to MDIPLIEQIKIQARVLVPLVKALQAELGEERANALVRGALGAHYRKLGERWWRAQAGHDLGEKVASCFEAFAAGDALDYEVLQQSPDAFDVNVTKCRYARFYEEIGVPELGFLLVCSADFPMAEGFGADVRLTRTQTIMQGASHCDFRYSSKKT; encoded by the coding sequence ATGGACATTCCGCTGATCGAACAAATCAAGATCCAAGCCCGGGTGTTGGTGCCCCTCGTCAAAGCGCTGCAAGCCGAGCTGGGGGAGGAGCGTGCGAATGCCCTCGTCCGCGGGGCGTTGGGCGCGCACTATCGCAAACTGGGTGAGCGATGGTGGCGCGCGCAGGCGGGCCATGACCTCGGCGAGAAAGTGGCGTCGTGCTTCGAGGCCTTCGCGGCCGGGGACGCCTTGGACTACGAGGTACTTCAGCAAAGTCCCGACGCCTTCGACGTGAATGTCACGAAATGCCGCTACGCCCGATTTTACGAAGAAATCGGCGTTCCGGAGCTGGGCTTCCTCCTGGTGTGCAGCGCCGACTTTCCCATGGCCGAAGGCTTCGGCGCCGACGTCCGATTGACGCGCACGCAGACCATCATGCAGGGGGCCAGCCACTGCGACTTTCGCTATTCGTCGAAGAAGACGTGA
- a CDS encoding TetR/AcrR family transcriptional regulator has protein sequence MPQVLKNEIRARILESAREVMAAHGYERATMSAIAERAGLGTASLYRYYASKEELFDAVITPELARRFEQLMERRVRALARGTRIPTDDLGGDMLKFWLENRLAVVILLDRAAGTPYAGFGERFVEQLTTYTLTEIRGLHPGVKIRPGDRFVLSRIFENTRRLLAAILEQHADPVAMRDAVEAFWSYHIAGLRGLTSWIGDSSA, from the coding sequence ATGCCGCAAGTCCTCAAAAACGAGATCCGCGCGCGCATTCTCGAGTCGGCACGCGAGGTCATGGCGGCCCATGGCTACGAGCGGGCGACCATGAGCGCCATCGCCGAACGCGCAGGCCTGGGCACGGCCAGCCTCTATCGCTATTACGCCTCCAAGGAAGAACTCTTCGACGCGGTGATCACCCCCGAGCTGGCACGGCGGTTCGAGCAACTCATGGAGCGGCGCGTACGCGCGCTGGCCCGCGGCACGCGCATCCCCACCGACGACTTGGGCGGTGACATGCTGAAATTTTGGCTGGAAAACCGCCTGGCGGTGGTCATCCTGCTCGATCGCGCCGCCGGCACACCCTACGCCGGATTCGGCGAGCGTTTCGTCGAGCAGCTGACGACCTACACCCTCACGGAGATCCGCGGACTCCACCCCGGCGTGAAGATCCGCCCGGGCGATCGCTTCGTGCTGTCGCGCATTTTCGAGAACACGCGCCGGCTCCTCGCCGCCATCCTCGAACAGCACGCGGATCCCGTCGCCATGCGCGACGCCGTCGAGGCATTCTGGAGCTACCACATCGCGGGTTTGCGCGGCCTCACCTCATGGATAGGTGATTCATCCGCGTAA
- a CDS encoding LysR substrate-binding domain-containing protein has protein sequence MIKSRSRGFDRHALEGLGILRAVVEAGSFVRAGEALGLTQSAVSRAVARVEERVGVRMFRRTARSISLTDEGLRFYESVAPHLLAIEDATVEAGDSSTNVRGRLRVNIDEGIGQYVLTPRLGPFLEQHPNLSVELAVRDRMGDLVREGFDVAIRFGLPEPSALKSRLLLRTRVLTCASPAYIARYGMPRRPRDIEKHRCVQMRNPSTGSPFEWEFVRGKKVIPVNASGQLMVNGSGPLVAACLAGQGITQLIELYTRQFLDDGRLVQVLPDWAEETYPLYAYHHSAQLMSAKVRAFLEFVVALTRE, from the coding sequence ATGATTAAAAGTAGGTCTCGCGGATTCGACAGGCACGCGCTGGAGGGGCTCGGCATCCTCCGCGCGGTGGTGGAGGCCGGAAGCTTCGTTCGCGCAGGGGAGGCACTCGGCCTGACGCAATCCGCCGTGAGCCGTGCGGTGGCGCGCGTCGAGGAGCGTGTCGGCGTACGCATGTTCCGTCGCACGGCACGGTCCATTTCGCTCACCGACGAAGGTCTTCGCTTCTACGAATCGGTCGCGCCCCACTTGCTCGCCATCGAGGATGCGACGGTCGAGGCGGGGGATTCTTCGACCAACGTTCGCGGCCGCCTGCGTGTGAACATCGACGAAGGCATTGGCCAATACGTGCTGACGCCCCGCCTCGGGCCGTTCCTCGAGCAGCACCCGAACCTCTCCGTCGAGCTGGCCGTGCGCGATCGCATGGGCGATCTGGTTCGTGAAGGCTTCGACGTAGCCATCCGGTTTGGTCTCCCCGAGCCATCGGCATTGAAATCGCGTTTGCTCTTGCGCACGCGTGTGCTCACCTGCGCATCTCCGGCCTACATTGCGCGGTACGGAATGCCTCGGCGGCCCCGCGACATCGAGAAGCATCGGTGCGTGCAGATGCGAAATCCGTCCACCGGAAGCCCTTTCGAATGGGAGTTCGTGCGCGGGAAGAAGGTCATTCCCGTGAATGCCTCGGGACAGCTCATGGTGAACGGGAGCGGTCCGCTGGTGGCGGCGTGCCTCGCGGGGCAAGGGATCACGCAGCTCATCGAGCTCTACACGCGCCAATTCCTCGACGACGGACGCCTCGTGCAAGTGCTCCCGGATTGGGCCGAGGAAACGTATCCCCTTTACGCGTACCATCATTCTGCACAACTCATGTCGGCCAAGGTTCGCGCCTTCCTGGAATTCGTCGTGGCGCTGACACGCGAGTAG